In a genomic window of Amycolatopsis japonica:
- a CDS encoding helix-turn-helix transcriptional regulator, which translates to MKKTGTQDEAGGDMPRAEVQPVPVQVGPEGRTRHEVARLLLEQGPMTAVVVAEQLGISAAAVRRHLDALLADGEAETRDAPRRGPRGRGRPAKNFLLTEAGRARFGHAYDDLASSAIRFLAEHAGEDAVKAFAEARVASLVGPHQDAITKHTDPATRAEALAAALTREGYAASTRQVGVGEQLCQHHCPVAHVAAEFPQLCEAETEAFAELLGTHVQRLATIARGDNACTTHVPVVSAGHPATPGPGSTAPSPGRTARIPNGGKPA; encoded by the coding sequence GTGAAAAAGACGGGGACGCAGGACGAGGCCGGTGGCGACATGCCCCGCGCCGAGGTCCAGCCTGTCCCCGTGCAGGTCGGCCCCGAGGGGCGGACCAGGCACGAAGTGGCCCGTTTGCTGCTGGAACAGGGTCCGATGACCGCCGTCGTGGTGGCCGAGCAGCTGGGTATCAGCGCCGCCGCCGTCCGCCGTCATCTCGACGCGCTGCTCGCCGACGGCGAGGCCGAAACCCGGGACGCGCCCCGCCGGGGCCCCCGCGGACGAGGCCGTCCCGCCAAGAACTTCCTCCTCACCGAAGCCGGCCGCGCCCGCTTCGGGCACGCCTACGACGACCTCGCGTCCTCGGCCATCCGCTTCCTCGCCGAACACGCCGGCGAAGACGCCGTGAAGGCCTTCGCGGAGGCTCGGGTCGCTTCGCTGGTCGGTCCGCACCAGGACGCGATCACCAAGCACACGGACCCGGCCACCCGTGCCGAGGCTCTCGCTGCGGCGCTGACCAGGGAGGGCTACGCTGCGTCGACCCGTCAGGTCGGTGTCGGCGAACAGCTCTGCCAGCACCATTGCCCGGTCGCCCACGTCGCCGCGGAGTTCCCTCAGTTGTGTGAAGCCGAAACCGAGGCTTTCGCGGAACTTCTGGGTACCCACGTCCAGCGGTTGGCGACCATCGCACGCGGTGACAACGCGTGCACCACACACGTACCCGTCGTTTCGGCGGGTCACCCGGCCACACCCGGGCCGGGAAGCACGGCGCCCTCTCCAGGGCGCACAGCACGGATCCCGAATGGAGGGAAACCCGCATGA
- the mptB gene encoding polyprenol phosphomannose-dependent alpha 1,6 mannosyltransferase MptB encodes MATLVPGRPHDPEPLDDKELRGLNVVRRFGAVGSLFLALGSLGAGAAPVINPVQEIPVLRLFTRIPMVSLAMGLAGMAIIVLSWLLLGRFAQPARRRLATQGQLARTIALWCAPLLFIPPLFSRDVYSYLAQSEIVARGMDPYSLGPAEALGVSDPLTSGVSNMWRETPAPYGPLLLRLGGWLAPLSSGNIVTGVLLQRGLALIGVILIIWALPRLARRFGVQPATALWLGAANPLLIFHFVAGAHNDALAIGLMVAGLEVGLQRMPVRFKNDEPPPLAKGELLYIGLGVVLITLGVAVKINAILALPFFTVMVARRWHGRIKDLLTAAVPMALLFGVTLVAVCYGTGLGFGWVGALGTPGLVRSWISPTSELAALGGVLGIALGLGNHTNAMVPILGSLGYLVAGAVTVKFLWDSFKWRYRPIIGLGVSLGAVMVLHVALQPWYLLWAIIPLAAAAGTSRFRIAATIVTAVLPFLLPTTGSTFEGRGFVLPFAWAAAGVVTLLGLFIVHRLSPLLLSRPSPEHSVPA; translated from the coding sequence GTGGCGACGCTCGTGCCCGGGCGCCCGCACGATCCGGAACCGCTGGACGACAAGGAACTGCGCGGGCTGAACGTGGTCCGCCGGTTCGGCGCGGTCGGCTCCCTGTTCCTCGCCCTCGGCTCGCTCGGCGCGGGTGCCGCCCCGGTGATCAACCCGGTGCAGGAGATCCCGGTCCTGCGGCTGTTCACCCGGATCCCGATGGTCTCGCTCGCGATGGGCCTGGCCGGGATGGCGATCATCGTGCTCAGCTGGCTGCTGCTCGGCCGGTTCGCGCAGCCCGCGCGCCGCCGCCTCGCCACCCAGGGCCAGCTCGCGCGCACCATCGCGCTCTGGTGCGCGCCGCTGCTGTTCATCCCGCCGCTGTTCTCGCGCGACGTCTACAGCTATCTCGCGCAGAGCGAGATCGTCGCGCGCGGGATGGATCCGTACTCCCTCGGCCCGGCCGAGGCGCTCGGCGTCTCCGACCCGCTGACCTCGGGCGTCTCCAACATGTGGCGCGAGACCCCGGCGCCCTACGGCCCGCTGCTGCTGCGTCTGGGCGGCTGGCTCGCCCCGCTGAGCAGCGGCAACATCGTCACCGGCGTGTTGCTGCAGCGCGGGCTCGCGCTGATCGGCGTCATCCTGATCATCTGGGCGCTGCCCCGGCTGGCCCGGCGGTTCGGCGTGCAGCCCGCCACCGCGTTGTGGCTCGGCGCGGCGAACCCGCTGCTGATCTTCCACTTCGTCGCCGGCGCCCACAACGACGCGCTCGCCATCGGGCTCATGGTGGCCGGGCTTGAGGTCGGCCTCCAGCGGATGCCGGTGCGGTTCAAGAACGACGAACCGCCGCCGCTGGCCAAGGGCGAACTGCTGTACATCGGGCTCGGGGTGGTGCTCATCACCCTCGGTGTCGCGGTGAAGATCAACGCGATCCTGGCCTTGCCGTTCTTCACGGTGATGGTGGCCAGACGCTGGCACGGCCGGATCAAGGACCTCCTCACCGCCGCGGTACCGATGGCCTTGCTGTTCGGCGTGACCCTGGTGGCGGTCTGTTACGGCACCGGCCTCGGCTTCGGCTGGGTCGGCGCGCTCGGAACGCCGGGGCTGGTCCGCTCGTGGATCTCGCCGACGTCGGAGCTCGCCGCGCTCGGCGGTGTCCTCGGCATCGCGCTCGGCCTCGGCAACCACACCAACGCGATGGTGCCGATCCTGGGCTCGCTCGGCTATCTCGTCGCGGGCGCGGTGACGGTCAAGTTCCTCTGGGACAGCTTCAAATGGCGCTACCGGCCGATCATCGGGCTCGGTGTCTCCCTCGGCGCGGTGATGGTGCTGCACGTCGCGCTGCAACCCTGGTACCTGCTGTGGGCGATCATCCCGCTCGCCGCGGCGGCGGGGACCTCGCGGTTCCGCATCGCCGCGACGATCGTCACCGCCGTCCTGCCGTTCCTCCTGCCGACGACGGGGAGCACCTTCGAGGGCCGCGGTTTCGTCCTGCCGTTCGCGTGGGCCGCCGCCGGGGTCGTCACGCTTCTGGGGCTGTTCATCGTCCACCGCCTCTCACCACTGCTGCTGTCCAGACCGTCCCCGGAGCATTCGGTCCCGGCGTGA
- a CDS encoding ATP-grasp domain-containing protein has translation MSGSAIFVACSTLPEGDGDEHAVPEALADLGFKTRWAAWDDTTVDFGAADIVVLRATWDYAERHDEFLSWTESVPSLSNSAEVVRWNTDKSYLAELGDAGVAVVPTTLIAPDDKAPSWPKGEFVLKPAIGAGSRGAGRFTAGDAAAAHLSGLQADGNTVLLQPYQSSVDSDGEIALVYFGGVYSHAFSKAAMLGRELDESGLYVTEKLAPVQPAAGFRALAEDALDATAALLGILRAELLYARVDLVAGPDGRPLLLELELVEPSLGFRQTEPAAAWRFASAVRQQLA, from the coding sequence GTGAGCGGGTCCGCGATCTTCGTCGCCTGCTCCACGCTGCCGGAAGGCGATGGCGACGAGCACGCCGTCCCCGAGGCGCTGGCCGACCTCGGCTTCAAGACCCGCTGGGCCGCCTGGGACGACACGACCGTCGACTTCGGCGCCGCGGACATCGTCGTGCTGCGTGCCACCTGGGACTACGCCGAGCGCCACGACGAGTTCCTGTCCTGGACCGAATCCGTGCCGTCGTTGTCCAATTCGGCCGAGGTCGTGCGGTGGAACACCGACAAGTCCTATCTGGCCGAACTCGGCGACGCCGGGGTCGCGGTCGTGCCGACGACCCTGATCGCGCCGGACGACAAGGCCCCGAGCTGGCCCAAGGGCGAGTTCGTGCTGAAGCCCGCCATCGGCGCCGGTTCACGCGGTGCCGGCCGGTTCACCGCGGGCGACGCGGCCGCCGCGCACCTGTCCGGGTTGCAGGCGGACGGGAACACCGTGCTGCTCCAGCCATACCAGTCCAGTGTGGACAGTGACGGCGAGATCGCGTTGGTGTACTTCGGCGGCGTGTACTCGCACGCGTTCTCGAAGGCCGCGATGCTGGGCCGGGAACTCGACGAATCCGGGCTGTACGTGACGGAGAAACTCGCGCCGGTGCAGCCGGCCGCGGGATTCCGCGCGCTGGCCGAAGACGCTCTGGACGCGACGGCGGCGCTGCTGGGCATCCTGCGCGCGGAGCTGCTCTACGCCCGCGTGGACCTCGTCGCCGGGCCGGACGGCAGGCCGCTCCTGCTGGAACTGGAGCTCGTCGAACCCTCACTCGGATTCCGGCAGACCGAGCCCGCCGCGGCCTGGCGTTTCGCCTCCGCCGTCCGGCAGCAACTCGCCTGA
- a CDS encoding ABC transporter permease: MTTTPTPRFAAGTFTPAPGRGSLGKMLRTHAKVEASLTLRHGEQILLTLLIPLALLIGLSLLDILPSSQLGDSSKVDWITPRILALAVMSSAFTGQAIALGFDRRYGVLKRLSATALPRWLLVAGRVAAALVVVALQAVILGVVAALLGWSPSLGGILGAIPFLIVGTLAFGALGLLLGGALRAEAVLALANIVWFVLLLAGGILLAPSTMPSGVAWIVELLPSGALAEGLRSVLLDGSFGWGPFAVLVGWGIVAGALASKTTKLT, from the coding sequence ATGACGACGACGCCCACGCCACGGTTCGCCGCGGGCACCTTCACTCCCGCTCCCGGTCGCGGTTCGCTCGGCAAGATGCTCCGCACGCACGCGAAGGTCGAGGCGAGCCTGACGCTGCGCCACGGCGAGCAGATCCTGCTGACCCTGCTCATCCCGCTCGCGCTGCTGATCGGCCTGTCGCTGCTGGACATCCTGCCGTCGTCGCAACTCGGCGATTCGTCCAAAGTGGACTGGATCACGCCGAGGATCCTCGCGCTGGCGGTGATGTCGTCCGCGTTCACCGGGCAGGCCATCGCACTGGGGTTCGACCGTCGTTACGGCGTCCTCAAACGGCTTTCCGCGACCGCGCTGCCCCGCTGGCTGCTCGTCGCGGGCCGGGTGGCCGCCGCGCTCGTGGTGGTCGCGCTGCAGGCGGTGATCCTCGGTGTCGTCGCCGCGCTGCTGGGCTGGTCGCCGTCGCTCGGCGGGATCCTCGGCGCGATCCCGTTCCTGATCGTCGGCACGCTCGCGTTCGGCGCGCTGGGCCTGCTGCTCGGCGGGGCGCTGCGCGCGGAGGCCGTGCTGGCGCTGGCGAACATCGTCTGGTTCGTGCTGCTGCTCGCGGGCGGGATCCTGCTGGCGCCGTCGACGATGCCCTCCGGCGTCGCGTGGATCGTCGAGCTGCTGCCCTCGGGCGCGCTCGCCGAAGGGCTGCGGTCGGTACTGCTGGACGGTTCGTTCGGCTGGGGCCCGTTCGCGGTGCTCGTCGGCTGGGGCATCGTCGCGGGCGCGCTGGCGAGCAAGACGACCAAGCTCACCTGA
- a CDS encoding acyl-CoA desaturase, with protein MTASTEPDAPASPSKPLISHRRGSGEMLILKTFLLVPFVALLAAVPIVWGWGMTWVDLGLAAVFYTLGTLGVTVGYHRYFTHGAFKARRPLRVALAIAGSFAVQGSVIFWVASHRRHHAFADREGDPHSPWLFGTSPGALLRGFWHAHMGWMFSREVTNYDRFAPDLVADKDLRVVNRYFWLWITLSLALPAVLGGLISWSWWGVVTGFFWAGLVRIAFLHHVTWSVNSICHLVGERPFASRDKAANFWPLAILSMGESWHNSHHADPTCARHGVLRGQVDVSARVIWLFEKFGWARDVRWPKPERLAAKLVKPA; from the coding sequence ATGACCGCCAGCACCGAGCCGGACGCACCGGCCAGTCCGTCCAAACCCCTGATCTCCCACCGCCGGGGTTCCGGCGAGATGCTGATACTCAAGACCTTCCTGCTGGTCCCGTTCGTCGCGCTGCTCGCCGCCGTGCCGATCGTGTGGGGCTGGGGCATGACCTGGGTCGACCTCGGGCTGGCGGCGGTGTTCTACACCCTCGGGACGCTCGGGGTGACCGTCGGCTACCACCGCTACTTCACCCACGGCGCCTTCAAGGCCAGGCGCCCGCTGCGGGTCGCGCTCGCCATCGCCGGGAGTTTCGCGGTGCAGGGTTCGGTGATCTTCTGGGTGGCCAGCCACCGTCGCCACCACGCCTTCGCCGACCGTGAAGGCGACCCGCACTCCCCCTGGCTGTTCGGCACGTCACCTGGGGCGCTGCTGCGCGGCTTCTGGCACGCGCACATGGGCTGGATGTTCAGCCGCGAGGTGACCAACTACGACCGGTTCGCGCCGGACCTGGTGGCGGACAAGGATCTCCGGGTGGTGAACCGCTACTTCTGGCTGTGGATCACGCTGAGTCTCGCGCTGCCCGCGGTGCTCGGCGGGCTGATCAGCTGGTCGTGGTGGGGCGTGGTGACCGGGTTCTTCTGGGCCGGGCTGGTCCGGATCGCGTTCCTGCACCACGTCACCTGGTCGGTGAACTCGATCTGCCACCTGGTCGGCGAGCGCCCGTTCGCCAGCCGGGACAAGGCGGCGAACTTCTGGCCGCTGGCGATCCTGTCCATGGGCGAGTCGTGGCACAACTCCCACCACGCCGACCCGACCTGCGCGCGGCACGGTGTCCTGCGTGGACAGGTCGACGTGTCGGCGCGGGTGATCTGGCTGTTCGAGAAGTTCGGCTGGGCACGGGACGTGCGGTGGCCGAAGCCCGAACGCCTGGCCGCGAAACTCGTCAAACCCGCCTGA
- the sufD gene encoding Fe-S cluster assembly protein SufD, protein MSVTENNVSEAMREGVVIPATSRAERFTSYDVEAFEVPGGREENWRFTPMKRLRGLHDGSAAASGSATVDAEAAPELKIETVGRDDERLGAAGVPSDRIAAQAYSSFTEATVITVPKETKTSKPSTVKITGPGEGKVAYGHVQVRAEQFSEAVIVLDHVGSGTYADNVEFVIGDSANVTVVSVQDWADDAVHVSEQHLKLGRDASLKHIVITLGGDLVRVSPTATFADKGGDVEMLGLYFADSGQHQEHRLFVDHAVPNCKSRVMYKGALQGDDAHTVWVGDVLIRAAAEATDTYELNRNLVLTPGARADSIPNLEIETGEIEGAGHASATGRFDDEQLFYLQSRGIGEDAARRLVVRGFFHEILVKIGVPEVRERLEAAIEAELEAVGA, encoded by the coding sequence ATGTCGGTTACCGAGAACAACGTTTCCGAAGCGATGCGCGAAGGGGTGGTCATCCCGGCCACCTCTCGCGCGGAGCGATTCACCTCCTACGACGTCGAGGCCTTCGAGGTCCCCGGCGGTCGTGAGGAGAACTGGCGCTTCACGCCGATGAAGCGGCTGCGCGGCCTGCACGACGGGTCCGCCGCCGCCTCGGGTTCGGCCACCGTGGACGCCGAAGCCGCCCCCGAACTGAAGATCGAGACGGTCGGCCGGGACGACGAGCGCCTCGGCGCCGCGGGTGTCCCGAGCGACCGGATCGCCGCGCAGGCGTACTCCTCGTTCACCGAGGCCACCGTGATCACGGTGCCCAAGGAGACGAAGACGTCGAAGCCGTCGACGGTAAAGATCACCGGCCCCGGCGAGGGCAAGGTCGCCTACGGGCACGTGCAGGTGCGCGCCGAGCAGTTCTCCGAGGCCGTCATCGTCCTCGACCACGTCGGCTCCGGCACGTACGCCGACAACGTCGAGTTCGTCATCGGCGATTCGGCGAACGTCACCGTGGTCAGCGTCCAGGACTGGGCCGACGACGCGGTGCACGTCTCCGAGCAGCACTTGAAGCTCGGGCGCGACGCCAGCCTCAAGCACATCGTCATCACCCTGGGCGGTGACCTGGTCCGCGTCTCGCCGACGGCGACCTTCGCCGACAAGGGCGGCGACGTCGAGATGCTCGGCCTGTACTTCGCGGACTCGGGCCAGCACCAGGAGCACCGTCTCTTCGTCGACCACGCGGTGCCGAACTGCAAGTCGCGCGTGATGTACAAGGGTGCGCTGCAGGGCGACGACGCGCACACCGTGTGGGTCGGCGACGTGCTGATCCGGGCGGCCGCCGAGGCCACCGACACCTACGAGCTCAACCGCAACCTGGTGCTCACGCCGGGCGCGCGGGCCGACTCGATCCCGAACCTGGAGATCGAGACCGGCGAGATCGAAGGCGCGGGCCACGCGAGCGCGACGGGAAGGTTCGACGACGAGCAGTTGTTCTACCTCCAGTCGCGCGGAATCGGCGAAGACGCCGCGCGCCGCCTGGTCGTACGCGGGTTCTTCCACGAGATCCTGGTCAAGATCGGCGTTCCCGAGGTGCGCGAGCGTCTCGAGGCCGCGATCGAAGCCGAACTCGAAGCCGTGGGCGCCTGA
- the sufB gene encoding Fe-S cluster assembly protein SufB, which produces MTAAAEQRTPTTAPMSQEETIESLGKYAFGWADSDEAGSTARRGLNEDVVTDISSKKSEPEWMREARLKALKLFDLKPMPNWGADLSGIDFDNIKYFVRSTEKQATSWEDLPEDIKNTYDKLGIPEAEKQRLVAGVAAQYESEVVYHQIREDLEAQGVLFLDTDTALKEHPEIFKEYFGSVIPAGDNKFSALNTAVWSGGSFIYVPKGVKVDIPLQAYFRINTENMGQFERTLIIVDEDAYVHYVEGCTAPIYQSDSLHSAVVEIIVKKGARCRYTTIQNWSNNVYNLVTKRAKCEEGATMEWIDGNIGSKVTMKYPSVFLMGEHAKGEVLSVAFAGEGQHQDAGAKMEHLAPHTSSTIVSKSVARGGGRTSYRGLVKVAKRAHHSRSSVVCDALLVDTISRSDTYPYVDIRNDEVSMGHEATVSKVSEDQMFYLMSRGLDEAEAMAMIVRGFVEPIARELPMEYALELNRLIELQMEGSVG; this is translated from the coding sequence ATGACTGCCGCTGCCGAGCAGCGCACTCCCACCACCGCGCCCATGAGCCAGGAAGAGACCATCGAGTCCCTTGGCAAGTACGCGTTCGGCTGGGCGGACTCCGACGAGGCGGGCTCTACTGCCCGTCGTGGACTGAACGAGGACGTCGTCACCGACATCTCCTCGAAGAAGTCCGAGCCGGAGTGGATGCGCGAAGCGCGACTGAAGGCGCTCAAGCTCTTCGACTTGAAGCCGATGCCCAACTGGGGTGCGGACCTCTCCGGGATCGACTTCGACAACATCAAGTACTTCGTGCGGTCCACGGAGAAGCAGGCCACCTCCTGGGAAGACCTGCCCGAGGACATCAAGAACACGTACGACAAGCTGGGCATCCCCGAGGCGGAGAAGCAGCGCCTCGTCGCCGGTGTCGCCGCGCAGTACGAGTCCGAGGTCGTCTACCACCAGATCCGTGAGGACCTGGAGGCGCAGGGCGTCCTGTTCCTGGACACCGACACCGCGCTCAAGGAGCACCCGGAGATCTTCAAGGAGTACTTCGGCTCCGTGATCCCGGCCGGGGACAACAAGTTCTCCGCGCTGAACACCGCGGTGTGGTCCGGCGGTTCGTTCATCTACGTGCCCAAGGGCGTCAAGGTGGACATCCCGCTCCAGGCCTACTTCCGGATCAACACCGAGAACATGGGTCAGTTCGAGCGGACCCTGATCATCGTCGACGAAGACGCCTACGTGCACTACGTCGAGGGTTGCACCGCGCCGATCTACCAGTCCGACTCGCTGCACTCGGCGGTCGTGGAGATCATCGTGAAGAAGGGCGCCCGCTGCCGCTACACGACCATCCAGAACTGGTCGAACAACGTCTACAACCTGGTCACCAAGCGCGCCAAGTGCGAAGAGGGCGCGACCATGGAGTGGATCGACGGCAACATCGGGTCCAAGGTCACGATGAAGTACCCGTCCGTGTTCCTCATGGGCGAGCACGCCAAGGGCGAGGTCCTCTCGGTCGCGTTCGCGGGCGAGGGCCAGCACCAGGACGCCGGCGCGAAGATGGAGCACCTGGCGCCGCACACCTCCTCGACCATCGTGTCGAAGTCGGTGGCGCGCGGCGGTGGCCGCACCTCGTACCGCGGCCTGGTCAAGGTCGCCAAGCGGGCGCACCACTCGCGGTCCAGCGTCGTCTGCGACGCGCTGCTGGTCGACACGATCTCGCGGTCGGACACGTACCCGTACGTCGACATCCGCAACGACGAGGTCTCCATGGGCCACGAGGCGACCGTCTCGAAGGTCAGCGAAGACCAGATGTTCTACCTCATGTCGCGCGGTCTCGACGAGGCCGAGGCCATGGCGATGATCGTGCGCGGGTTCGTCGAGCCCATCGCGCGTGAGCTGCCGATGGAGTACGCGCTCGAGCTGAACCGCCTGATCGAGCTTCAGATGGAAGGGTCCGTCGGCTAG
- a CDS encoding COX15/CtaA family protein, which translates to MPFQSLVARLPYPSFAVQRAVAIAAVIAQAGIGVTGSVVRVTGSGLGCPTWPQCVEGSIVPVAHPEFDALTQWIEFSNRMLTGVVILVAALCVITAWRVQIEHPSRRRLVKLAWTMPAGVMLQAVVGGITVLAKLEWWTVALHFLASTPLVWLAVLLLRAFKEGDEPARWLIPEAGRKTLIVLAAAMWAVLVAGTVVTGAGPHGGDPGTHRLQAPIETLTQIHGGLLVVYLIVLAVFGLQLMRGETPKQLWQRYAIVWIVAVLQGVVGSVQYGLGVPEALVSFHVLGSALVIISTAALWCSSRDCGPVPSANAPERELATSN; encoded by the coding sequence GTGCCGTTCCAGAGCCTTGTAGCGCGTCTGCCGTATCCCTCGTTCGCGGTCCAGCGAGCGGTCGCGATAGCGGCGGTGATCGCCCAGGCCGGAATCGGCGTCACCGGATCGGTCGTCCGGGTGACAGGTTCGGGTCTCGGCTGCCCGACTTGGCCGCAGTGCGTCGAAGGCAGCATCGTGCCGGTCGCGCACCCCGAATTCGACGCGCTCACCCAGTGGATCGAATTCAGCAACCGGATGCTGACCGGGGTGGTCATCCTGGTCGCCGCGCTCTGCGTGATCACCGCGTGGCGCGTGCAGATCGAGCACCCGAGCCGCCGTCGTCTGGTGAAGCTGGCCTGGACGATGCCCGCCGGCGTGATGCTGCAGGCCGTCGTCGGCGGGATCACGGTGCTCGCCAAACTCGAATGGTGGACCGTCGCGCTCCACTTCCTCGCCTCCACTCCCCTGGTCTGGCTCGCGGTGCTGCTGCTGCGAGCGTTCAAGGAGGGTGACGAACCCGCCCGCTGGCTGATCCCGGAGGCGGGCCGCAAGACACTGATCGTGCTCGCCGCGGCCATGTGGGCCGTCCTCGTCGCGGGCACCGTGGTGACCGGCGCGGGCCCGCACGGCGGCGACCCCGGCACCCACCGCCTCCAGGCCCCGATCGAGACGCTCACCCAGATCCACGGTGGACTGCTGGTGGTCTACCTGATCGTGCTGGCCGTCTTCGGGCTCCAGCTGATGCGGGGCGAGACGCCGAAGCAGTTGTGGCAGCGGTACGCCATCGTGTGGATCGTCGCGGTCCTCCAGGGCGTCGTGGGCTCGGTGCAGTACGGCCTCGGTGTCCCGGAGGCGCTGGTCTCGTTCCACGTCCTCGGCTCCGCGCTGGTGATCATCTCGACGGCGGCGCTGTGGTGCAGCTCGCGCGACTGCGGCCCCGTGCCCTCGGCGAACGCGCCGGAACGCGAACTCGCCACCTCGAACTGA
- a CDS encoding ABC transporter ATP-binding protein has translation MNAPAVEITGLVKRYGSTTAVDGLDLRMERGTLLALLGPNGAGKTTTVEICEGFLRPDDGEVRVLGLDPSRDGSALRPRIGVMPQGGGAYPGVRADEMLGLVAACAANPLDPAWLLDVLGLSGARKTPFKRLSGGQQQRLSLACALVGRPELLFLDEPTAGMDPQARRLVWDLLEALRADGVSVLLTTHLMEEAETLADTVVIVDHGKVVVEGSPQSLTVEAGETAQLRFKARTRLDTALLTAALPEGHLVHESAPGTYLVEGAIDPQVVSTVTAWCAQQGVMPEELQVGRRTLEEVFLELTGRELRA, from the coding sequence GTGAACGCCCCCGCCGTCGAGATCACCGGGCTGGTGAAGCGCTACGGATCCACCACCGCCGTCGATGGACTCGACCTGCGGATGGAACGTGGCACCCTGCTCGCTCTGCTCGGCCCGAACGGGGCCGGCAAGACCACCACCGTCGAGATCTGCGAAGGCTTCCTGCGGCCTGACGACGGCGAGGTCCGGGTTCTTGGCCTGGATCCGTCGCGGGACGGTTCGGCGCTGCGGCCGCGGATCGGTGTGATGCCCCAGGGCGGCGGCGCGTATCCCGGCGTCCGCGCCGACGAGATGCTCGGCCTGGTCGCCGCGTGCGCGGCGAATCCGCTCGACCCGGCCTGGCTGCTGGACGTCCTCGGTCTTTCGGGCGCGAGGAAGACGCCGTTCAAACGGCTTTCCGGCGGGCAGCAGCAACGGCTCTCCCTCGCCTGTGCGCTCGTCGGACGGCCGGAACTGCTCTTCCTCGACGAGCCGACGGCGGGCATGGATCCGCAGGCCCGCCGCCTGGTCTGGGATCTGCTCGAAGCACTGCGCGCCGACGGGGTCAGCGTGCTGCTCACCACGCATCTGATGGAGGAGGCCGAAACGCTGGCCGACACCGTCGTGATCGTGGACCACGGCAAGGTCGTCGTCGAAGGTTCGCCGCAGTCGCTGACCGTCGAAGCCGGTGAGACGGCGCAGTTGCGGTTCAAGGCCCGCACGCGGCTCGACACCGCGCTGCTGACCGCGGCGCTGCCCGAGGGGCACCTCGTCCACGAATCGGCGCCGGGCACGTATCTCGTCGAGGGCGCGATCGATCCGCAGGTGGTGTCGACGGTGACGGCGTGGTGCGCGCAACAGGGGGTCATGCCGGAGGAACTGCAGGTCGGCAGGCGCACGCTGGAAGAGGTCTTCCTGGAGCTGACGGGACGGGAACTGCGCGCATGA
- a CDS encoding quinone oxidoreductase family protein produces the protein MPAAVQIRRTGGPEVLELSEVEVGEPGSGELLVDVAAAGVNYIDTYHREGIYPVDTPFVLGMEGAGTVAAVGADVTGFAVGDRVAWQGSLGSYAQRRLLPATIAVKIPEGVSEETAAATMLQGITAHALIASTYEVKAGDDVLIHAAAGGMGLLLVQLAKARGARVIGTVSTDEKAELAKQAGADDVIRYDQVDFAEATRDLTGGKGVDVVYDGVGKSTVDGSLASLKIRGLLALYGAASGPVPPIDPQLLNRSGSVYLTRPTSAHYVLTREELEWRVNELFAAVQDGSLNIRIGGRYPLADARQAHEDLQGRRTTGKLLLIP, from the coding sequence ATGCCCGCGGCAGTGCAGATCCGGCGAACCGGTGGCCCCGAAGTCCTTGAACTGTCCGAAGTCGAGGTCGGCGAACCCGGTTCCGGTGAACTGCTCGTGGACGTCGCGGCGGCGGGCGTCAACTACATCGACACCTATCACCGCGAGGGCATCTACCCGGTCGACACCCCGTTCGTCCTGGGCATGGAGGGTGCGGGCACGGTGGCCGCGGTCGGCGCGGACGTGACCGGTTTCGCCGTCGGCGACCGGGTCGCCTGGCAGGGTTCACTGGGCAGCTACGCCCAGCGCCGTCTGCTCCCCGCCACCATCGCGGTGAAGATCCCGGAAGGCGTTTCCGAGGAGACCGCCGCCGCCACGATGCTCCAGGGCATCACCGCGCACGCGCTGATCGCCTCGACCTACGAGGTCAAGGCCGGTGACGACGTGCTGATCCACGCCGCGGCGGGTGGGATGGGCCTGCTGCTGGTCCAGCTGGCCAAGGCCCGCGGTGCCCGGGTCATCGGCACCGTCTCCACCGACGAGAAGGCCGAACTCGCCAAGCAGGCGGGCGCGGACGACGTCATCCGCTACGACCAGGTCGACTTCGCCGAGGCCACCCGCGATTTGACCGGCGGCAAGGGTGTCGACGTGGTCTACGACGGCGTCGGCAAGTCCACTGTGGACGGCAGCCTGGCGAGCCTGAAGATCCGCGGCCTGCTCGCCCTCTACGGTGCGGCCAGCGGCCCGGTGCCGCCGATCGACCCGCAGTTGCTCAACCGCAGCGGCTCGGTGTACCTCACCCGCCCGACCTCCGCGCACTACGTGCTCACGCGCGAGGAACTGGAGTGGCGGGTGAACGAACTGTTCGCCGCCGTGCAGGACGGCTCGCTGAACATCCGGATCGGCGGCCGCTACCCGCTGGCCGACGCCCGTCAGGCGCACGAAGACCTCCAGGGCCGCCGCACCACCGGCAAGCTCCTGCTGATCCCGTGA